One Belonocnema kinseyi isolate 2016_QV_RU_SX_M_011 chromosome 6, B_treatae_v1, whole genome shotgun sequence genomic region harbors:
- the LOC117174548 gene encoding SH3 domain-binding protein 5 homolog, translating to MNVVDDADGPLDPRIQIELENLNNATDDINKLEIELDEAHTAFRQLLSESTRRLKEIANKIGGSCIDKARCYYEALEVAQQARIQCQQQAQLFQRASEIHAAAKETVALAEARFMANQHQWNFDQAWQDMLNHATIKVTDAENQKAACAREHHRRAMLFHDAEKKVQELEEKNRRSIIKARLYFEMRTQCEQMMATQKERVEFLQKKVKERKRAYACSLRTLEEISNQIHERRRDYDIVANGPREPGVGAELISPDDSLNYQAELNKVTISRIHSVASSEPDMDDREQDFDDVFELKRRVENLGGRSADGMESTSNQWELELQASMKKLNEIHLGESSCVDTDKEVTSVGTQNECEKSAKNYQNDSVKQCVDSQPGKFSLTNYQGWHSLTQSPINSIFSKSKDALKNSISKSLSNSPVNMRQFSFVRSKFDRTQSNKKSNGNKEEKESRNCSETQNCDGFDSPIDASQVNQKDSRNEKVNSKDLPRNNSVDSGTEKSPRHFDVNKVQKDHFTTHSLNSSPIKRNFLYGTKSSKSLDVEKEINQNGDFKKPNCPSKELPLLSIFRNSSGMSKDKSCSMIDLGHKQNLKTLFENSSSRNLQFVSVERLANARHKLVYNNNCDLNPELEKK from the exons ATGAACGTTGTGGACGACGCCGATGGGCCTCTGGATCCCCGCATTCAG atcgagttagaaaatttaaacaatgcaaCAGATGATATTAATAAACTAGAGATCGAGCTAGAT gaagcGCATACGGCATTTCGACAACTGCTCTCTGAATCCACAAGAAGATTAAaagaaatagctaataaaattgGTGGCAGCTGCATTGACAAAGCAAGATGTTACTACGAAGCTTTGGAAGTCGCGCAACAAGCTCGA atacAATGTCAGCAGCAAGCCCAATTATTTCAAAGAGCCAGTGAAATTCATGCAGCCGCAAAAGAAACTGTTGCACTGGCAGAAGCTCGGTTTATGGCTAATCAACACCAGTGGAACTTTGATCAAGCATGGCAGGATATGTTAAACCACGCAACCATCAAa GTGACGGATGCCGAGAACCAAAAAGCTGCCTGTGCAAGGGAGCATCACAGGCGAGCTATGCTTTTCCACGACGCAGAAAAAAAGGTTCAAGAGTTGGAAGAAAAGAATCGTCGCTCGATAATCAAGGCTCGACTCTATTTCGAAATGAGAACTCAGTGCGAGCAAATGATGGCAACTCAAAAGGAAAGAGTcgaatttttgcagaaaaaagtcaaagaaagaAAACGCGCTTACGCCTGTAGTTTACGGACTCTGGAAGAAATCAGTAACCAGATTCACGAACGAAGAAGAGATTATg atattgtCGCTAATGGACCACGAGAACCCGGAGTTGGAGCAGAACTTATCAGTCCAGATGATAGTTTGAACTATCAGGCTGAATTAAACAAAGTCACGATTAGTAGAATACATTCGGTAGCGAGTAGCGAACCTGATATGGATGATCGAGAACAAGATTTTGAT gaCGTTTTTGAACTAAAGCGACGAGTGGAAAACTTGGGTGGAAGATCAGCCGATGGAATGGAATCGACTTCAAATCAATGGGAGTTAGAACTACAGGCCAGTATGAAGAAGCTTAACGAAATACATTTAGGTGAATCCAGTTGTGTTGATACTGATAAAGAAGTGACTTCAGTCGGGACTCAAAATGAATGTGAGAAATCGGCAAAAAACTATCAGAACGACAGTGTGAAACAGTGTGTCGATTCGCAACCTGGAAAATTTTCCTTAACGAATTACCAGGGATGGCACTCCTTGACCCAGAGTCCTATCAACTCGATTTTTAGTAAATCGAAGGACgctttgaaaaatagtatttctaAATCACTAAGCAATAGTCCTGTAAATATGAGGCAGTTTTCTTTTGTTAGGTCAAAATTCGACAGAACGCAAAGCAATAAAAAGTCGAATGGAAATAAGGAGGAAAAGGAATCTCGAAACTGTTCCGAAACCCAGAATTGTGACGGCTTTGATTCTCCGATCGATGCCAGTCAGGTGAATCAAAAAGACTCCCGAAACGAGAAAGTAAATTCGAAAGACCTCCCTCGTAATAATTCTGTGGATTCTGGAACTGAAAAATCTCCACGACATTTCGATGTCAACAAAGTACAAAAAGATCATTTCACTACTCATAGTCTGAACTCTTCACcgataaaacgaaattttctcTACGGCACGAAATCGAGCAAATCTTTGGACGTGGAGAAGGAAATCAACCAAAACGGGGATTTCAAGAAGCCAAACTGCCCTTCTAAAGAGTTGCCTCTTCTCTCCATTTTTCGCAACTCGTCGGGCATGTCCAAGGACAAAAGTTGCAGTATGATTGACTTGGGCCacaaacagaatttaaaaactctatttgaaaattcaagcagcAGAAATCTGCAATTTGTAAGTGTAGAGAGATTAGCCAATGCAAGACACAAATTGGTGTACAATAACAACTGTGACCTAAACCCAGAACTCGAAAAAAAATAA